A genomic region of Ictidomys tridecemlineatus isolate mIctTri1 chromosome 10, mIctTri1.hap1, whole genome shotgun sequence contains the following coding sequences:
- the Stx1a gene encoding syntaxin-1A isoform X3 — MGRQILGGLGTVVSGTGCGPAALCPPPPGIEQSIEQEEGLNRSSADLRIRKTQHSTLSRKFVEVMSEYNATQSDYRERCKGRIQRQLEITGRTTTSEELEDMLESGNPAIFASGIIMDSSISKQALSEIETRHSEIIKLENSIRELHDMFMDMAMLVESQGEMIDRIEYNVEHAVDYVERAVSDTKKAVKYQSKARRKKIMIIICCVILGIVIASTFGGIFG, encoded by the exons ATGGGACGCCAGATCCTGGGCGGGCTGGGGACGGTGGTGAGTGGGACAGGTTGTGGCCCAGCAGCcctgtgtcccccacccccaggcatcGAGCAGAGCATCGAGCAGGAGGAGGGCCTGAACCGCTCCTCCGCAGACCTGAGGATCCGGAAGACACAG CACTCCACGCTGTCCCGAAAGTTTGTGGAGGTCATGTCTGAGTACAACGCCACGCAGTCTGACTACCGTGAGCGCTGCAAGGGCCGCATCCAGAGGCAGCTGGAGATCA CCGGCAGGACCACGACCAGTGAGGAATTGGAGGACATGCTGGAGAGTGGGAACCCCGCGATCTTTGCCTCTGGG ATCATCATGGACTCCAGCATCTCGAAACAGGCTCTGAGCGAGATCGAGACCCGGCACAGTGAGATCATCAAGCTGGAGAACAGCATCCGCGAGCTACATGACATGTTCATGGACATGGCCATGCTGGTTGAGAGCCAG GGGGAGATGATTGATAGGATCGAGTACAATGTGGAACACGCAGTGGACTACGTGGAGAGGGCCGTGTCTGACACCAAGAAGGCTGTCAAGTACCAGAGCAAGGCGCGCCGG AAGAAAATCATGATCATCATCTGCTGTGTGATCCTGGGTATCGTCATCGCCTCTACCTTTGGAGGCATCTTCGGATAG